In a single window of the Methanolobus psychrophilus R15 genome:
- a CDS encoding translation initiation factor IF-6 produces MIRTLSINESPIIGAFSTCTEDIALVPSGTREDTCGALEDLLGVRTFQTLINGSIVVGSLCRGNSNGLLVASHATVRDSDEIGVPVHYVPSKLNAIGNIVLANDTAAMVHPEMTDRALEIIAETLKVDVRRGTIGGIKTVGMAGVVTNRGLLVHPRASAEELAVLEELFGLPVDIGTSNFGTQMVGSGLIANSRGYVAGSQTSGHELGRIEDALGI; encoded by the coding sequence ATGATACGTACATTGAGCATCAATGAGAGCCCCATAATCGGGGCTTTTTCAACCTGCACCGAGGATATCGCACTCGTACCTTCAGGTACAAGAGAGGACACATGTGGCGCACTTGAGGATCTCCTGGGTGTCCGCACTTTCCAGACACTTATCAACGGCAGCATTGTGGTAGGCTCCCTGTGCAGAGGTAATTCCAATGGCCTTCTTGTTGCCAGCCATGCTACCGTAAGAGACTCTGATGAGATCGGGGTTCCGGTGCATTACGTACCCAGCAAGCTGAATGCAATAGGCAACATCGTGCTCGCCAATGATACGGCAGCAATGGTGCATCCCGAAATGACCGACAGGGCACTGGAGATAATAGCAGAGACCCTCAAGGTCGATGTTCGCAGAGGCACTATAGGCGGTATCAAGACCGTGGGGATGGCAGGCGTTGTGACCAACAGAGGTCTATTGGTGCATCCAAGGGCCAGCGCTGAAGAACTGGCAGTGCTTGAGGAACTCTTCGGGCTTCCTGTGGATATAGGCACCAGTAACTTCGGTACACAGATGGTAGGTTCCGGCCTTATTGCAAATTCCAGGGGTTATGTGGCAGGTTCACAGACATCGGGCCATGAACTTGGAAGAATAGAAGATGCACTGGGTATCTAA
- the rplX gene encoding 50S ribosomal protein LX — protein MKNFQIKGSFKAGVEWERFTKKVESQNEKNALDKVYSVFGSKHGIKRNFIKIESIAEA, from the coding sequence ATGAAGAATTTCCAGATCAAAGGTAGTTTCAAAGCAGGTGTTGAATGGGAGAGATTCACAAAGAAGGTCGAAAGCCAGAATGAGAAGAACGCCTTGGACAAGGTTTATTCTGTTTTTGGAAGTAAACACGGCATTAAAAGAAACTTTATCAAGATTGAGAGTATAGCAGAGGCATAA
- a CDS encoding adenylosuccinate synthetase — protein MFTIITGAQFGDEGKGKIVDLMSGDYDLVVRFQGGDNAGHTVKVGEDVYKLHLIPSGFLLDSRVLIGPGTVLNPEVLAREMDMLAEGGIVLTPEKLGVDAKTSIIMPYHVELDGLKESRRTEKIGTTKRGIGFAYIDKVARDEVRMADLADPEKLRRRLLELAPSKEAAIRELEGDPAIVTSKDLMDKYVELGRRLAPYVTDVSYEINKALEDGRNVLAEGAQGTHLDVIHGTQKFVTSSSTVAGSACANLGVGPTKVDEVLGIVKAYITRVGEGPLPTELTDETGRQIQQVGREFGTTTGRARRCGWFDLPLLRKAIYLNGYTSLALTKLDVLSGLAQVRVCVAYELDSRIVDYPPEGTAELARCRPVYEDLPGWESDLTGVKSFDDLPGAAQQYVRYLENKMGVPITYVSVGPGREQTFQR, from the coding sequence ATGTTCACGATCATCACAGGTGCGCAGTTTGGCGACGAAGGTAAAGGAAAGATAGTTGACCTCATGTCCGGGGACTATGACCTGGTAGTCCGCTTTCAGGGAGGGGACAATGCCGGGCATACTGTGAAGGTAGGAGAGGATGTTTACAAGCTTCACCTTATACCTTCCGGTTTCCTGCTGGATTCAAGGGTGTTGATAGGTCCGGGTACCGTACTGAACCCGGAGGTGCTTGCACGGGAGATGGATATGCTGGCAGAGGGCGGCATCGTGCTGACCCCTGAAAAGCTTGGTGTGGACGCCAAGACCAGCATCATTATGCCCTACCATGTGGAACTGGACGGTCTGAAGGAATCCAGGAGGACCGAGAAGATCGGTACGACCAAACGGGGCATTGGTTTTGCTTATATTGATAAGGTTGCCAGGGATGAGGTTCGCATGGCTGACCTTGCAGATCCCGAAAAGCTCAGGCGCAGGCTGCTTGAGCTCGCCCCGTCAAAAGAGGCGGCTATCAGGGAGCTTGAGGGTGACCCCGCTATTGTGACCAGCAAGGATCTTATGGATAAGTACGTGGAACTGGGGCGCCGCCTGGCTCCCTACGTGACAGATGTATCCTATGAGATCAACAAGGCTCTTGAAGATGGCAGGAATGTGCTTGCAGAGGGTGCCCAGGGTACTCACCTTGATGTTATCCATGGCACGCAGAAGTTCGTTACATCCTCCAGCACTGTGGCAGGCTCGGCCTGTGCAAATCTGGGTGTTGGCCCCACTAAGGTCGATGAGGTGCTTGGAATAGTTAAGGCTTATATCACCCGTGTAGGGGAGGGTCCTCTGCCGACAGAGCTCACCGATGAGACCGGCAGGCAGATCCAGCAGGTCGGCAGGGAGTTTGGCACTACTACCGGCAGGGCAAGACGCTGCGGATGGTTTGACCTGCCATTGCTCAGAAAAGCCATCTATCTCAATGGATACACTTCGCTGGCACTTACAAAGCTTGACGTGCTCTCAGGGCTTGCTCAGGTAAGGGTGTGCGTAGCCTATGAGCTTGACAGCCGGATCGTTGATTACCCTCCGGAGGGAACCGCTGAGCTTGCAAGATGCAGGCCTGTCTATGAAGATCTTCCGGGATGGGAGAGCGACCTGACCGGTGTCAAAAGCTTTGATGATCTGCCCGGGGCTGCACAGCAGTATGTGCGATACCTTGAGAATAAGATGGGTGTGCCGATAACATACGTTTCTGTGGGGCCGGGCAGGGAGCAGACCTTTCAGAGATAG
- a CDS encoding prefoldin subunit alpha, which translates to MSGENEQDPRALVMQHRELQKRAELLQQQMTMIKMSAEDCTKALTTIEELSNVREGTEMMFPIGSGSFVYANIARVDNIVVDLGAGISVERPLSDAKEIMAHRKERLEKAFENLANSLSKMTQQMQAIEAFIAKQQQAQGQAQVPR; encoded by the coding sequence ATGTCTGGTGAGAATGAGCAGGATCCCCGGGCACTCGTAATGCAGCATCGTGAGCTCCAGAAACGCGCAGAGCTCCTGCAGCAGCAGATGACCATGATAAAGATGTCTGCTGAAGACTGTACTAAAGCCCTGACTACTATCGAAGAGCTCTCCAATGTCAGAGAAGGCACTGAGATGATGTTCCCGATAGGTTCCGGTTCATTTGTGTATGCGAACATTGCGCGTGTTGATAATATCGTAGTTGACCTCGGTGCAGGCATAAGCGTTGAGCGCCCGCTCAGTGACGCAAAAGAGATCATGGCGCACCGTAAAGAGAGGCTTGAAAAGGCCTTTGAGAACTTGGCTAACTCCTTGTCAAAGATGACCCAGCAGATGCAGGCTATCGAGGCATTCATTGCTAAACAGCAGCAAGCTCAGGGACAGGCACAGGTTCCACGATAA
- the trpA gene encoding tryptophan synthase subunit alpha yields MNIHDKFAQLNEVNEKALIAYVCAGDPGTEATKDIVGALVRGGADIVELGLPFSDPVADGPTIQAASQRALDAGMNPDRYFKLIASIDAGVPLVCMTYYNLIYKRGLEKFSSDCARSGISGIIVPDLPAEESDDLHTACRKHGVDLIFLVTPVTNEARMEKILGKTSGFVYIVSRLGVTGARADVAHSTKEILSRVHTDVPKAVGFGISDKEQACEVIAAGADAVIVGSAFVNIIASGENVNERVEALASELKQGCRSRN; encoded by the coding sequence ATGAATATACATGATAAGTTTGCACAACTGAATGAAGTGAACGAGAAAGCCCTTATAGCATATGTATGTGCAGGTGACCCGGGCACTGAAGCTACAAAGGATATTGTAGGCGCACTTGTACGGGGCGGCGCCGATATCGTTGAACTGGGCCTGCCTTTTTCAGACCCGGTTGCCGACGGGCCTACCATACAAGCTGCCTCCCAGCGTGCCCTGGATGCAGGGATGAACCCCGACAGGTATTTCAAGCTCATTGCATCGATCGATGCAGGTGTACCGCTGGTATGCATGACCTATTACAACCTCATCTACAAGAGGGGACTGGAGAAATTCTCCAGTGATTGTGCCAGGTCCGGGATATCAGGTATCATTGTGCCGGACCTGCCTGCAGAGGAGTCCGATGACCTACACACAGCCTGCAGGAAGCATGGCGTTGACCTCATATTCCTGGTCACACCCGTGACCAATGAAGCAAGGATGGAAAAGATACTTGGCAAAACATCCGGGTTCGTATACATTGTTTCCAGGCTGGGGGTTACAGGAGCAAGGGCAGATGTCGCGCATTCCACAAAAGAGATACTTTCCAGAGTACACACGGATGTGCCAAAGGCTGTAGGCTTTGGGATATCTGACAAGGAACAGGCCTGTGAAGTAATAGCAGCTGGCGCCGATGCTGTGATAGTAGGCTCTGCTTTTGTGAACATCATCGCTTCGGGAGAGAATGTGAACGAAAGGGTCGAAGCACTTGCAAGCGAACTGAAACAGGGATGTAGAAGCAGGAACTAA
- a CDS encoding membrane protein, with the protein MSKSYLLESIKTKTTWNAENLFLNMREPLFRNSAFLLLGRLLNVGVGFFFWLIAARLYQTAEVGVATALISSVTLIMFIASFGFNFSMIRFINISGKESVLNTSICITTVAAVVVGVAYLLVLGVFFESSALIQNASYGLFFLLTVVMHSIFFITGESFKALRDTKDYFMQNTVLSARVLLLFPLVFLGSFGIFGAIGITYFLATVYSIFVLSRRVKLNYKINRDFLRRSFRFSSGNYVSNLLYESPSLLMPPIILALIGKQEAALYYIAMAVSSLIWIAPMSLSASLFIEGSYGENLKKNVLKSGKAIIIVLVPSVLFIYYFGGFVLQIFGQDYVEALPLLHILVLSSFFVALHDLFIPILNIKMRVSSLIKLNFLRFCLLLGLSYIFILDYGIVGFGYAWLLTHILLTGITLWFSRKEGWI; encoded by the coding sequence ATGAGTAAATCGTATTTGTTAGAATCCATAAAAACAAAGACTACATGGAATGCCGAGAATCTGTTTCTCAATATGAGAGAACCACTGTTCAGGAACTCAGCTTTCCTTCTGCTTGGAAGGTTGTTGAATGTAGGGGTAGGGTTCTTTTTCTGGCTGATAGCTGCCAGACTGTATCAAACTGCAGAGGTTGGTGTGGCGACGGCCCTCATCTCTTCTGTCACACTGATCATGTTCATTGCGAGTTTTGGCTTTAATTTCTCTATGATACGCTTTATAAATATAAGCGGCAAAGAGAGCGTACTGAATACATCAATATGCATTACCACTGTAGCTGCCGTAGTAGTGGGAGTAGCATATCTGCTGGTCCTTGGCGTGTTTTTCGAGAGCAGTGCCCTTATCCAGAACGCTTCTTACGGGCTCTTCTTCCTGCTTACGGTAGTGATGCATTCTATATTCTTTATAACAGGCGAATCTTTCAAGGCCTTAAGGGATACAAAAGATTACTTTATGCAGAATACGGTCCTTTCTGCCAGGGTACTGCTACTGTTCCCTCTTGTGTTCCTGGGAAGTTTTGGCATATTCGGCGCTATCGGGATAACATACTTCCTGGCCACAGTATATAGCATATTCGTTCTGAGCAGACGGGTCAAGCTCAACTACAAGATAAACAGGGATTTCTTAAGAAGGTCATTCCGGTTCTCTTCCGGCAATTATGTCTCAAACCTGTTGTATGAAAGCCCTTCATTGCTGATGCCTCCTATAATACTGGCTCTTATAGGCAAGCAGGAAGCAGCTCTTTATTATATCGCCATGGCCGTGAGCAGCCTGATATGGATAGCTCCCATGTCCCTCAGTGCCTCGCTGTTCATTGAGGGCAGTTATGGAGAGAACCTCAAAAAGAATGTCCTCAAATCAGGCAAAGCAATAATTATTGTGCTCGTGCCCAGTGTCCTGTTCATATATTACTTCGGTGGTTTCGTATTGCAGATATTTGGCCAGGACTATGTTGAAGCTTTGCCGCTTTTACATATATTGGTCCTGTCAAGCTTTTTTGTGGCTTTGCACGACCTGTTCATTCCCATCCTCAACATAAAGATGAGGGTAAGCAGCCTGATAAAACTGAATTTTCTAAGGTTTTGCCTTTTACTGGGACTATCTTACATTTTCATCCTGGATTACGGGATTGTTGGATTTGGATATGCATGGCTGCTTACACACATCCTGCTCACGGGAATAACACTGTGGTTTTCCAGAAAAGAGGGATGGATTTAA
- a CDS encoding 50S ribosomal protein L39e, which yields MSHKTKGQKMRLAKAHRQNHRVPVWAIIKTNRKVVGHPKRRSWRRSSLDVK from the coding sequence GTGAGCCACAAAACCAAAGGACAGAAAATGAGGCTGGCAAAAGCACACAGGCAGAACCACAGGGTTCCCGTGTGGGCTATAATCAAGACCAACAGGAAGGTCGTGGGCCACCCCAAGAGAAGAAGTTGGAGAAGAAGCAGTCTTGATGTGAAGTAA
- a CDS encoding signal recognition particle-docking protein FtsY, with amino-acid sequence MFNKLKSKLSSFKDKIGNKIDEKAVDVKPGISVEPSEEVDLDEEPEITDISESVTSDVALGGAEEEPATPTVETEPEQVLPQEEELETEETGKEEPEIKVSEKKKFSFGWPGSKKGQELKEEPKPEPAPVQSEVDREKAGAEKEKAKKIGFAQKAKAFVMEREFILEEDDLEEPLWDLQMALLESDIALSVSEAIVNSVKEQLVGTRRRIGKDTGEIVEIALKKAIYDVMSANVFDFDDYVRDAKKPVHIVFVGINGTGKTTSIAKLAKRLTDQGYSVVIAAGDTFRAGAIDQIAIHGKNLGVKVIKHQEQGDPAAVVYDALQHAKANKVDVVLSDTAGRMHTNINLMAQLKKVCRVSSPDLLIFVDEAVAGNDAVERASQFNDAVPLSGSILTKTDADAKGGAAISIAYITGKPILFLGMGQGYDDLQKFDPQWFVDQLFAE; translated from the coding sequence GTGTTCAATAAGCTAAAGTCGAAACTCAGCAGTTTCAAGGATAAGATCGGTAATAAGATCGATGAAAAAGCAGTTGATGTAAAACCCGGGATATCCGTTGAGCCGTCAGAAGAAGTGGATCTTGACGAAGAGCCGGAAATTACCGACATTAGTGAAAGTGTTACTTCCGATGTAGCCCTTGGTGGTGCAGAGGAGGAACCCGCAACACCCACCGTTGAAACTGAGCCCGAACAGGTATTGCCTCAGGAAGAAGAGCTTGAGACTGAAGAAACCGGGAAAGAAGAGCCTGAAATCAAAGTGTCTGAGAAAAAGAAATTCTCTTTTGGATGGCCGGGCTCAAAGAAAGGGCAGGAATTAAAGGAAGAGCCAAAGCCGGAGCCAGCACCTGTACAGTCTGAGGTTGACAGGGAAAAGGCCGGAGCTGAGAAAGAGAAGGCGAAAAAGATAGGCTTTGCCCAGAAAGCAAAGGCTTTTGTCATGGAAAGGGAGTTCATTCTCGAAGAGGATGACCTGGAGGAACCGTTATGGGATCTTCAGATGGCGCTCCTTGAAAGTGATATCGCCCTGTCGGTCTCCGAGGCCATCGTTAATTCCGTCAAGGAGCAGCTTGTCGGAACACGCCGCCGCATAGGTAAGGATACCGGTGAGATTGTTGAGATCGCGCTCAAGAAAGCTATCTATGACGTGATGAGCGCCAATGTCTTCGATTTCGATGACTACGTCAGGGATGCTAAAAAGCCGGTACATATAGTCTTTGTAGGGATTAACGGCACAGGTAAGACTACCTCAATAGCAAAGCTCGCAAAGCGCCTCACAGATCAGGGTTATTCGGTAGTTATAGCTGCAGGCGATACTTTCAGGGCAGGAGCTATTGACCAGATAGCCATCCATGGAAAGAACCTGGGCGTAAAGGTCATCAAGCATCAGGAACAGGGTGACCCGGCCGCTGTTGTCTATGATGCCCTGCAGCACGCTAAGGCAAATAAGGTCGACGTTGTGCTTTCCGATACTGCAGGACGTATGCACACTAACATCAATCTCATGGCACAGCTTAAGAAAGTATGTCGTGTCAGCTCGCCGGACCTGCTCATCTTCGTTGATGAGGCTGTGGCAGGTAATGACGCTGTTGAGAGGGCTTCGCAGTTCAATGACGCCGTGCCTCTCAGTGGTTCCATACTCACCAAGACGGATGCTGATGCAAAAGGCGGTGCAGCCATTTCGATCGCCTACATAACAGGCAAACCCATTCTTTTCTTGGGTATGGGCCAGGGGTACGACGATCTTCAGAAGTTCGATCCGCAATGGTTCGTGGATCAGTTATTCGCTGAATGA
- a CDS encoding tryptophan synthase subunit beta — translation MKRSMYGRYGGQFVPEVLMPALGELEEAYDTYREDPRFLEELAYYMKEFAGRETPLYFARNLSKKYGTKIYLKREDLVHGGAHKLNNTIGQALLAKYMGKKRLIAETGAGQHGTATAMVGANMGFETEVYMGAKDVQRQHMNVYRMQLMGTTVHSVQSGSKTLKDAINEALRDWVANVKNTHYLIGSVVGPHPYPMIVRDFQSVIGNEVKRQIMEKEGRYPDSIVACAGGGSNAMGIFHPFIEDREVRLFPVEAGGCGLKSTDREALHSASLCAGEDGILQGAHTRVLQDRYGQILESSSVSAGLDYSGVGPELAHLADIGRINPCNVNDEEALEAFYELSRTEGIIPALESSHAISYVMKMAQSGELGDLVVVSLSGRGDKDLETVFSLKEMEKREGCL, via the coding sequence ATGAAAAGATCGATGTATGGACGATATGGAGGACAGTTCGTCCCTGAAGTGTTGATGCCGGCACTTGGTGAGCTGGAAGAAGCTTATGATACGTACAGAGAAGATCCCCGTTTCCTTGAAGAGCTTGCCTATTACATGAAGGAGTTTGCCGGGAGGGAGACTCCACTATACTTTGCCAGGAACCTCAGTAAGAAATATGGGACCAAAATATACCTGAAGAGGGAGGACCTTGTGCATGGAGGAGCGCATAAACTTAATAATACTATCGGGCAGGCCCTCCTGGCAAAATACATGGGCAAAAAGCGCCTGATCGCAGAGACAGGAGCCGGACAGCACGGGACTGCAACTGCCATGGTAGGGGCAAACATGGGTTTTGAGACGGAGGTCTACATGGGGGCAAAAGATGTGCAGAGACAGCACATGAACGTTTACCGCATGCAACTTATGGGAACTACCGTGCATTCTGTACAATCAGGTTCAAAGACACTCAAGGATGCTATCAACGAAGCTCTGCGTGACTGGGTGGCCAATGTGAAGAATACTCACTACCTTATAGGCTCTGTTGTGGGACCCCATCCATACCCGATGATCGTCCGGGATTTCCAGAGCGTTATCGGAAATGAGGTCAAAAGGCAGATAATGGAAAAAGAGGGACGCTACCCTGATTCCATAGTTGCATGTGCCGGCGGCGGAAGCAATGCAATGGGTATATTCCACCCCTTCATTGAGGACAGGGAAGTCCGGTTGTTCCCGGTGGAAGCAGGAGGATGCGGCCTGAAAAGCACCGACAGGGAAGCGCTGCACTCAGCATCATTATGCGCTGGCGAGGATGGGATATTGCAGGGAGCACATACCCGGGTATTGCAGGACAGGTACGGCCAGATACTTGAATCAAGTTCCGTTTCAGCGGGGCTGGACTACTCAGGAGTCGGACCGGAACTTGCTCACCTCGCAGATATTGGAAGAATCAATCCCTGCAATGTTAACGATGAGGAAGCGCTGGAAGCGTTCTACGAGCTGAGCAGGACCGAAGGGATCATACCCGCGCTCGAATCGTCACATGCCATATCTTATGTAATGAAAATGGCGCAGAGCGGGGAGCTGGGTGACCTTGTAGTTGTCAGTCTCTCCGGAAGAGGGGACAAGGACCTTGAAACGGTTTTCAGCTTAAAGGAGATGGAGAAAAGAGAGGGTTGCCTATGA
- a CDS encoding 50S ribosomal protein L31e, which produces MADDAVKEQIYTIPLRSIKQVPRWKRASKAMIAIRAYLTKHMKVEPGMVKLDKTINEKVWERGTEKPPLSIRVRAAKFEDGEVQAELA; this is translated from the coding sequence ATGGCAGATGACGCAGTAAAAGAACAGATTTATACTATCCCTCTCCGTTCCATAAAACAAGTACCAAGATGGAAGAGGGCCAGCAAGGCTATGATAGCCATAAGGGCGTACCTTACAAAACACATGAAGGTAGAGCCTGGAATGGTAAAACTTGACAAGACCATCAATGAGAAGGTATGGGAACGCGGCACAGAGAAGCCACCCCTGTCCATCCGTGTAAGAGCTGCAAAGTTCGAGGATGGAGAGGTCCAGGCAGAACTTGCATAA
- a CDS encoding 30S ribosomal protein S19e codes for MTTAYDVPAAALIGKVAEKLKENDKVNPPEWAAYVKTGSHKELPPTDREWWYTRCAAVLRTVYTQGPIGVERLRSVYGGNKNMGVSPNHKVKGSGSIAREALQQLEAAGFVRSLKSGRVVAPRGQSLLDNSAYEVKKELVEKIPGLAKY; via the coding sequence ATGACAACTGCATATGATGTTCCTGCAGCCGCGTTGATCGGCAAGGTAGCAGAGAAGCTTAAAGAGAATGACAAGGTTAATCCGCCTGAGTGGGCCGCATACGTGAAGACAGGCTCACACAAGGAATTACCTCCGACTGACAGAGAATGGTGGTACACCCGCTGTGCCGCGGTCCTGAGAACAGTATATACCCAGGGCCCGATCGGTGTGGAAAGGCTGCGCTCTGTGTATGGCGGCAACAAGAATATGGGTGTAAGCCCCAACCATAAGGTAAAGGGCAGCGGCTCTATCGCAAGAGAAGCCCTGCAGCAGCTTGAAGCAGCAGGCTTTGTGCGCTCCCTCAAGAGCGGCCGTGTGGTAGCTCCTCGGGGACAGTCCCTTCTGGACAATTCCGCATACGAGGTTAAAAAGGAACTCGTGGAGAAGATCCCGGGCCTTGCAAAATACTGA
- a CDS encoding ATP-binding protein, producing the protein MRVSVLFSGGKDSSIAAILLERFFEVELVTCSFSVLPVGDVAREAAKRLGFPHRVVRLDMQALEQAYELLIQDGFPKRAIDHIHLTAIKSLALDKDVMFIADGIRRDDRVPKPEMSQIRSIEDRYGVSYMSPLKGFGRVAVNELVKQHLVIEEGQSENVVKADYETELRELIRARAGAQRISELFPSHIQSHVIERKKVSGKELQIICTYD; encoded by the coding sequence ATGCGGGTCTCAGTACTGTTCAGCGGAGGAAAGGACAGTTCCATTGCAGCTATCCTGCTGGAGCGGTTCTTTGAGGTTGAACTTGTGACCTGCAGTTTCTCGGTGCTTCCCGTCGGGGATGTTGCCAGGGAGGCTGCAAAAAGACTGGGATTCCCTCACAGGGTCGTCCGGCTTGATATGCAGGCGCTTGAACAAGCGTATGAACTGCTTATTCAGGACGGATTCCCAAAGAGGGCGATAGATCACATCCATCTGACGGCGATCAAAAGTCTGGCGTTGGATAAGGATGTCATGTTCATTGCTGACGGAATAAGGCGTGATGACCGCGTACCGAAGCCGGAGATGTCCCAGATAAGGAGCATCGAGGACAGGTATGGGGTCAGTTATATGTCTCCTCTGAAAGGCTTTGGGCGTGTTGCGGTCAATGAGCTGGTAAAACAGCATCTTGTGATCGAGGAAGGCCAGAGTGAAAACGTGGTCAAGGCTGATTACGAAACGGAACTCCGGGAGCTTATCAGGGCAAGGGCTGGTGCACAGAGGATCAGTGAACTGTTCCCGTCGCATATCCAATCGCATGTAATTGAACGAAAAAAGGTATCAGGCAAAGAGCTTCAAATTATCTGTACATATGATTAA
- a CDS encoding DNA-binding TFAR19-related protein, whose protein sequence is MADDLENIRRRRLEQIQQQQQAAQQQMAPGDMQAAMQQEQARAEMDAKKQALLRQILTPEARERLNTLKMSRKEMVEQLESQLITLAQNGRIQSKIDDEKLKQLLVQLQPPKREPTIKRM, encoded by the coding sequence ATGGCGGATGATCTTGAAAATATAAGAAGGAGAAGGCTTGAACAAATCCAGCAGCAGCAGCAGGCTGCTCAGCAGCAGATGGCCCCTGGTGACATGCAGGCGGCAATGCAGCAGGAGCAGGCACGCGCTGAGATGGATGCAAAGAAACAGGCTCTGCTTCGCCAGATACTTACGCCTGAGGCACGTGAGCGCCTGAATACATTAAAGATGTCGCGTAAAGAGATGGTAGAGCAGCTCGAGTCCCAATTGATTACACTTGCACAGAATGGCAGGATTCAGTCAAAGATAGATGATGAAAAACTCAAACAGCTATTGGTCCAGTTACAGCCCCCAAAGCGTGAGCCAACGATAAAACGCATGTGA